One window of Saprospiraceae bacterium genomic DNA carries:
- the rnr gene encoding ribonuclease R: MKKKSGKPLKSKKAAKTPQNQLRERILIFFQLNSTKKFTAFQIAKKLKVKDIRFLLEQLDTLVEKKQIKHSANQKYAALSSTASKGDSKSTSKVFSGYVDMARAGFAYIICQDEVHDVYVNQKHLNGAEDGDLVKVELLPGRRVKPDGKIIEIITRSRTQLIGVVRFYNHRAIAFAQAGKKLIEVLVHIPRNIPVEEFDRVVIAITKYKEKSRDLLEGNVIRNLGKETSNDIEMQSILVDKGFPLDWSEALLTAADKISPEISLHSYRKDFRSVTTFTIDPFDAKDFDDALSVQKNKEGHWEIGVHIADVSHYVEEHSALDKEALRRGNSVYLVDRVLPMLPEKLSNNLCSLRPKEDKYTFSVVFTLDDKFNIIGQWIGKTLIHSNHRFTYEEVQEILDGKQGPYQKELQLLNTLATHIRKERMAHGSIDFDSVEVKFKLDAHGNPLELLIKERKPAHMLIEEFMLLANKYVALFIAQKNKEKPIPFVYRIHDKPDPGKLEELGHFALEMGLKLDFSSPKKISQSINKISEAAQKNEVFKILQPLAIRSMAKAEYSPHNIGHYGLAFPFYSHFTSPIRRYADLLVHRLLYANLETSYRAEPDLLHRQCLHISNQERKAMEAERASTRYFQVVFLKDRVGELFDGRIIGMNERGFYIELEGSHCEGFLPINQLDNDIEIHKSRFKASSSFITKAWKIGDKLKVKLVAADLDQKELLLSII, translated from the coding sequence ATGAAAAAAAAATCAGGGAAACCCTTAAAATCAAAAAAAGCAGCGAAAACTCCTCAAAATCAATTACGCGAACGCATTTTAATTTTCTTCCAGCTTAATAGCACTAAAAAATTTACGGCTTTTCAAATTGCTAAAAAACTTAAAGTTAAAGACATTCGTTTTTTATTAGAGCAACTGGATACGCTGGTTGAGAAAAAACAAATTAAACACAGCGCCAATCAGAAATATGCTGCCTTGAGTTCGACTGCATCAAAAGGCGACTCCAAATCTACCTCTAAAGTATTTTCAGGATATGTGGACATGGCACGTGCCGGATTTGCTTATATCATTTGTCAGGATGAAGTGCACGATGTTTATGTGAATCAAAAACATTTAAACGGAGCTGAAGACGGAGATCTGGTTAAAGTAGAATTGCTTCCGGGTCGTCGGGTCAAACCAGATGGTAAAATCATTGAAATCATCACCCGTTCACGGACGCAGTTGATTGGTGTGGTGCGTTTTTACAATCATCGCGCCATTGCTTTTGCACAAGCGGGTAAAAAACTGATTGAGGTCCTGGTCCATATCCCCCGTAACATTCCTGTAGAGGAATTTGATCGGGTAGTGATTGCAATTACCAAATACAAAGAGAAGTCACGGGATTTATTGGAGGGGAATGTTATCCGAAATCTGGGTAAAGAAACTTCCAATGATATTGAGATGCAAAGCATTTTGGTAGACAAAGGATTTCCACTGGATTGGTCAGAAGCTTTACTAACGGCTGCTGATAAAATTTCACCAGAAATTAGCTTGCACAGTTATCGCAAAGATTTTCGTTCGGTGACCACATTCACCATCGATCCATTTGACGCAAAAGATTTTGACGACGCATTGTCTGTACAAAAAAATAAAGAGGGACACTGGGAAATTGGAGTGCACATTGCCGATGTCAGTCATTATGTTGAAGAACATTCTGCACTCGACAAGGAAGCGTTGCGCAGAGGAAATTCAGTTTACCTGGTAGATCGAGTTTTGCCAATGTTGCCCGAAAAATTATCTAATAATTTATGTTCGCTGCGACCGAAGGAAGATAAATATACGTTTTCGGTTGTATTTACATTGGATGATAAATTTAATATCATAGGTCAATGGATAGGGAAAACCTTGATCCATTCAAACCATCGTTTTACGTATGAAGAAGTACAGGAAATTTTAGATGGAAAACAAGGTCCCTATCAAAAAGAATTGCAGTTACTGAATACGCTGGCAACGCATATTCGCAAAGAGCGTATGGCACATGGGTCGATCGACTTTGATTCCGTAGAAGTAAAATTTAAATTGGATGCTCATGGAAATCCATTAGAGTTATTAATCAAAGAGCGCAAGCCGGCACATATGTTGATCGAAGAATTTATGTTGCTTGCCAATAAATACGTTGCTTTATTTATTGCCCAAAAAAACAAGGAAAAACCCATTCCATTTGTATATCGGATTCATGATAAACCGGATCCTGGAAAATTAGAAGAACTCGGTCATTTTGCACTTGAAATGGGATTGAAACTTGACTTTAGCAGTCCTAAAAAAATTTCACAGTCTATCAATAAAATTTCAGAAGCAGCTCAAAAGAATGAAGTATTTAAAATTCTGCAACCGCTTGCAATCCGCTCGATGGCCAAAGCAGAATACAGTCCGCACAATATTGGGCACTATGGACTCGCATTTCCATTCTACAGTCATTTTACCTCACCCATTCGCCGGTATGCTGATTTGTTGGTGCACCGCTTGTTATATGCGAATTTGGAAACGAGTTACAGGGCAGAACCCGATCTATTGCATCGCCAATGTTTGCATATTTCCAATCAAGAACGAAAGGCTATGGAAGCTGAACGCGCATCAACCCGATACTTTCAGGTGGTGTTTTTAAAAGATCGCGTTGGCGAGTTGTTTGATGGTAGAATTATTGGGATGAATGAACGAGGATTTTACATTGAATTGGAAGGCAGTCACTGCGAAGGTTTTTTGCCAATTAACCAGTTAGATAACGATATAGAAATTCATAAAAGCAGATTTAAAGCATCCTCTTCTTTTATAACCAAGGCTTGGAAAATTGGCGATAAGTTAAAAGTCAAATTGGTTGCTGCAGACCTGGATCAGAAAGAGCTCTTGTTGTCAATTATTTAA
- the radC gene encoding DNA repair protein RadC, whose protein sequence is MRSRPKTDSTNSIKHWATDDRPREKLLDKGKLALSHSELLAILIGSGSGGENALDLARNIMDSCKQDLTELSKLGVDRLCKYKGIGKVKALVIEAALELGRRRQESLFQDKQVIVASRQAYDVIRLKMQDLGHEEFWILYLNRANKIMSVENISKGGITGTVADPRLIFSRALDIKACGVILVHNHPSGSTRPSNQDLELTKKLKSAGQLLDIQVMDHLIVTEDTYYSFADEGML, encoded by the coding sequence ATGAGAAGTAGACCTAAAACAGACTCAACAAATTCAATTAAACATTGGGCAACAGATGACCGACCACGAGAAAAATTGTTGGATAAAGGCAAATTGGCATTAAGCCATTCGGAATTGCTTGCCATTCTAATTGGTTCGGGAAGTGGTGGTGAAAATGCATTGGATTTAGCTCGAAATATCATGGATTCCTGTAAACAAGACTTAACGGAATTAAGTAAACTGGGCGTTGATCGATTGTGCAAATACAAAGGCATTGGAAAAGTAAAAGCATTGGTTATAGAAGCAGCCCTGGAGTTGGGAAGAAGAAGACAGGAAAGTTTGTTTCAGGATAAACAAGTCATTGTAGCAAGTCGTCAAGCCTATGATGTCATTCGTTTAAAAATGCAGGATCTGGGTCATGAAGAATTTTGGATCCTTTACCTCAATCGTGCCAATAAAATTATGTCCGTTGAAAATATTTCAAAAGGAGGGATTACCGGCACTGTAGCAGATCCACGACTTATTTTTAGCAGGGCTCTTGACATTAAAGCTTGCGGAGTGATCTTAGTACACAATCATCCTTCCGGTTCCACACGACCCAGCAATCAGGATCTCGAACTGACTAAAAAATTAAAATCTGCCGGACAATTGCTCGACATCCAGGTTATGGATCATTTAATCGTTACAGAAGATACGTATTATAGTTTTGCAGATGAAGGAATGTTGTAA
- a CDS encoding ABC transporter ATP-binding protein, which produces MTGFNTLKRLLVFVKPYRLLFWVSALIAIIMAPLNAYLPYLANVMVDDHIMVRDLEGLKRISLWYLGALASLTFLRYSFTILTNTMGQNIIYDLRNKMYDHILSLRLSYFDKTPIGTNTTRVINDLETVNSVFSEGLITIIADILSLITVLALMFWTSVKLTLICLVTFPLLLVASYIFKEKVKHSFQRVRAQVARMNAFLQEHISGIKTVQIFAAEKRVAKKFKEINREYTQANLDGIFYYAVFFPVVEIISAASLGFMVWWGAQGVLEGVVTIGQLVAFPMYLSRLFQPVRTLADKFNTLQMGLVAGGRVFETLDTKEQTQDQGTIDQGDLKASLEFKQVYFGYRPDEYILKNISFRLEPGKTLALVGSTGSGKSSLISLINRLYEINQGSIQIGNHSISDYKIDFLRKRIAVVLQDVFLFQGSIYENMSLKNPEIDLEQVIAASKIIGAHEYIMNLPGNYNYQLAERGVNLSVGQRQLISFVRALLVDPDILILDEATSSLDTETESILQHAIEKLIAKRSSIVIAHRLSTIQHADYVMALEHGEIKEFGPPAELLARENGLYKKLYETYFQTVTASVND; this is translated from the coding sequence ATGACCGGTTTCAATACGCTTAAAAGATTGCTTGTTTTTGTAAAGCCCTACAGGCTGCTGTTCTGGGTTTCTGCACTTATTGCAATCATCATGGCTCCTCTGAATGCCTATTTGCCCTATTTGGCCAATGTGATGGTAGATGATCACATCATGGTGCGTGATCTGGAAGGATTAAAACGTATTTCCCTGTGGTATTTGGGAGCGCTGGCCAGTCTGACGTTTTTACGGTACAGCTTTACCATTTTGACCAATACCATGGGCCAAAATATCATCTATGATTTACGCAATAAGATGTACGATCATATTTTATCGCTTCGTTTGTCTTATTTTGATAAAACCCCGATTGGCACCAATACAACTCGTGTAATCAATGATTTGGAAACCGTCAATTCTGTATTTTCAGAAGGACTCATTACAATCATTGCAGATATACTATCCTTGATTACTGTACTGGCACTGATGTTTTGGACCAGTGTAAAACTGACTTTGATTTGCCTGGTGACCTTTCCTTTATTATTGGTGGCCAGTTATATATTTAAAGAAAAAGTCAAACATTCTTTTCAGCGGGTTCGGGCTCAAGTGGCTCGTATGAATGCCTTTTTACAAGAACACATTTCAGGAATCAAAACGGTTCAAATTTTTGCCGCAGAAAAACGGGTTGCCAAAAAATTTAAGGAAATAAACCGCGAATACACACAAGCCAATCTCGATGGAATCTTTTATTATGCTGTATTTTTTCCAGTTGTTGAAATCATTTCTGCAGCTTCCCTTGGATTTATGGTTTGGTGGGGTGCTCAGGGTGTGTTGGAAGGCGTTGTAACCATCGGACAACTGGTTGCATTCCCTATGTATTTGTCGCGTTTGTTTCAACCGGTCCGTACCCTGGCTGATAAATTCAATACCTTACAAATGGGGCTGGTAGCGGGTGGAAGGGTGTTTGAAACTCTGGATACCAAAGAACAAACACAGGATCAAGGCACGATTGATCAGGGAGATCTCAAAGCTTCCCTTGAATTTAAACAGGTTTATTTTGGATACCGCCCTGATGAATATATTTTAAAGAATATTTCTTTCCGATTAGAACCCGGAAAAACACTGGCCCTTGTGGGGAGCACAGGATCCGGTAAGTCCAGCTTAATTAGCCTGATCAATCGTTTGTATGAAATCAATCAAGGCAGTATTCAGATTGGAAATCATTCCATTTCAGATTATAAAATTGATTTTTTACGCAAACGGATTGCGGTTGTTTTACAGGACGTGTTTTTATTTCAAGGCAGCATCTATGAAAACATGAGTCTTAAAAATCCGGAAATTGACCTCGAACAAGTAATTGCAGCCTCAAAAATAATTGGAGCCCACGAATACATTATGAACCTTCCTGGCAATTACAACTACCAACTGGCCGAGCGAGGTGTCAACTTATCGGTAGGCCAAAGGCAGTTAATTTCCTTTGTAAGGGCGCTGTTGGTCGATCCGGATATTTTGATTTTGGATGAAGCAACTTCCTCCCTCGACACAGAAACCGAATCCATATTGCAACATGCCATCGAAAAACTAATTGCAAAGAGGAGTTCGATTGTGATTGCCCATCGATTGTCAACCATTCAA